The DNA window AGAGAGTCTGCTTTGCAAAAACTTCAGCCCCGAGCGCAAGGCTACGCGCCTGTTGCTGGCCAAGGTGATGTGATGCACGCTCGATCATAAGGCTCTGGCGGCTCATCATCCCGCCGGCCAGTGCGGTGGCCAGTGCTGCTGCCAGCAACACCATGATAAGGGCAACCCCTCGCTGGCGACGCGGCAACCGGCTCATGGATTACCTCCGCTACCGGTGGTATCAGCTTCAGGATTAACGTTCGAGTTTCCTGTCGGTTCCGAGGTGTCAGATGGCGTTTCGCCAGACGATTCCTCGGGCGGAGTTCCGTCCGGGACCTGCCCCGGCACAACCGTCGCGAAGGCTTCATAGTCGAAGTCGCCAAGGTCGATAAGCCGCGTTATACGCCCGAAACGCTGGTGATTAATCTCGAACTCGACTGCGAGCGGCAACGGAATCTCATCAGCGTTGTCCGGCCCCATATTTTGCATCTGGGTGTCGGAGGGCCAACCGTCGGACCACTCCCGCTTGTGGTTCAGAAAGCGCCAACTGAGTTCTGTCACACCGTCAAGCAACTCCTGCTCACGCGGCAGCGTATCCTGCGCCCGGTCAAGAACATCCCAGTAGTATCGGACCAGCCTGTCGTCGATCACCTCATAGGCGACCCGCTGCAGATCACTGCGCGCTGCACGAAGTGGGTTCCGCCAGCCGGTACGGGTGAATTCTATGGCGAGTGGTTCGGCGCGGCTGGTCAGTGAAGGCATCGGTTCGCCGTAGGCGTCCCGTACGGGACGCAAAACAGCCTGGGCCAGGTCCCGCTCCATGACGACGACAGCGCGCTGCATCCGGGTGAATTCTTCCGACACCCGATCGATGCCGTTCTTGGCGTCGATCACGCTTGAGAGCAGCTGAGAGACACCAACACCGATCAATGCCGTGAGGGTCACGGCAATGAGCACTTCGAGGAGCGTGAAGCCGCCTTG is part of the Hydrocarboniclastica marina genome and encodes:
- the gspJ gene encoding type II secretion system minor pseudopilin GspJ; this translates as MALASVGKRWSSPAPAVPTARTQGGFTLLEVLIAVTLTALIGVGVSQLLSSVIDAKNGIDRVSEEFTRMQRAVVVMERDLAQAVLRPVRDAYGEPMPSLTSRAEPLAIEFTRTGWRNPLRAARSDLQRVAYEVIDDRLVRYYWDVLDRAQDTLPREQELLDGVTELSWRFLNHKREWSDGWPSDTQMQNMGPDNADEIPLPLAVEFEINHQRFGRITRLIDLGDFDYEAFATVVPGQVPDGTPPEESSGETPSDTSEPTGNSNVNPEADTTGSGGNP